A single region of the Lepus europaeus isolate LE1 chromosome 1, mLepTim1.pri, whole genome shotgun sequence genome encodes:
- the LOC133766005 gene encoding elongin-C-like, with translation MYVKLISSDGHEFIVKREHALTSGTIKAMLSGPGQFAENETNEVNFREIPSHVLSKVCTYFTYKVRYTNGSTEIPEFPIAPEIALELMMAAKFLDC, from the coding sequence ATGTATGTCAAGTTGATATCTTCTGATGGTCATGAATTTATTGTAAAAAGAGAACATGCACTAACATCAGGAACAATTAAAGCCATGTTGAGTGGCCCAGGTCAGTTTGCTGAAAACGAAACCAATGAGGTCAATTTTAGAGAGATCCCTTCACATGTGCTATCAAAAGTATGCACGTATTTTACCTACAAGGTGCGCTACACTAACGGCTCCACCGAGATTCCCGAATTCCCAATTGCACCTGAAATCGCACTGGAACTGATGATGGCTGCGAAATTCCTagattgttaa